In the genome of Crassostrea angulata isolate pt1a10 chromosome 6, ASM2561291v2, whole genome shotgun sequence, the window CTGCCTCTTCAGTCCCCCACAAAGAGGGACCGTAAACGGCATCAACAAAGCGGGGTCCGCCGACTGTCTCCTTTTGTCAGGACCCTGTGGGGGCAGGCAGAGAGGCTCGATGGTCACAAAAGTCACGGTTGGGCAAAAACTGAGGGTCACCTTCCAGAAGAACTTGGACCACTGGGACCACACCCACGGCGACTTCAAAATCAAGATCGGCGAGGAGAACAGGCACCTGCAAACTCTGTCGACCATCCGGGACAATGGCGAGCCGTCGTTATACGTGTACTCGACGGAAGTGACGGTGCCGAGTGGACTTCCGGCCCAGAGTATCCTGCAGGTTACGTACGAGACGAAGAACTCCGCGGCCCCGGCAGTCTTCTATCAGTGTAGTGATTTGATGGTGGAATAATTATTAACTAAGTAAAGCTATTTGTACGATAAAGATGTTTAACCAAAATTAcagttttggtttttatttgtgtttgcttttcatttttggctcatatcattttttaatcaatcGACAATGTTGTTTGTtgcgatatacatgtataacactgTATGGAAAGAGCTAATCGAAAATGTGGTTGATTTGGATCACTAGCCATATTGATTTGGGTACTTTGTGTATGTTTGAAAATACAGAACTTCAAAGGGGAAAAAGTAGGCTAAAGAAAAGTTAGTTTTGAGTTATTGTGGAAAATCTTGTCACTCAATTTTACTCGAAAAGCataactaaattaaaaaaaaaaaatagtattataAGAAAAGTAGCTACTGTTTTTTTGATTAATGCTATAATTTGTTTGCAACAATTTTTTGCGATTGCTATACGTTTTTGGCATATCCGTCCaaaaaaacatcaattaaagttttattaatttttgtattttttttctaacattcACGTAGTTATGATATAGttattgataattaaaattAGTGTAAGTAATcgtagaattttattttatagccTCTCATTGTCGGTGTTCCTGCGATGCTTAATTCGCGTTCTTGTTATAATCGATTGAGTTGCGTTGAATAGTTTTAAACTTTATGATTGATCTGGGTATATATCAGTTagtgttatattatttttccaAAAGTACCTATTGCAACAATATTACTTTGGCAACACATTGTATCGTTCTGCAATCATcgttaccttcataacccgcatgaatcaccaaagaaattatcttattgtttatatttacatctttcttctaacaaattaacaaattgatcgtaaaaattaagaaattcaactaaatcattattaaagtaCATCAGTATGTTACCTAAAAGAAAAAGCCAAATCCACCAGCGGTATTCGTAGTCTGGTCAACAACATTTAGATATAATCTAAATCATGGCGTTTTGGTAAGCTTAATGCAAAAAGTGCATTCAACGAATGCAGCAGCACAATTGGCGTGTTCAAGCATTgttatatgtaatttgtttgctTCATAAATACCTTATCGGTGGCAACTGCCAGTCTATATCTGGTCAAGTTTACTTTCAGCAGTTTTCAAATGCATAGTAAAGCACGTAGTTTCTTCGgattcaaaattatatagaaaCTGCCagactgaaattgacacaccCCGTTTATCAATTGATCAAAACATGGCTTGAGGTTACTGCCAAATgcaatggtaatgcattacatgttttcaaagtaatgccaCAAATAGCATtataagtaatggtaatgtatatattgaatagagtttaattttaaaatgtaagcTAAATGCAGATTTGCCCCCTTTCGTTGCCATGCTTTCCGGGAATAAGAATGTGTGGAAGCATGACTGGTCCCTCATAAAGGCCAGCAAAGGCAACCAGTGGTACCTTGGCCGTATGGATCCACTCAGAATCAACGACATTTCGGGACAATAAAAGATTTTGTACGTCTTTAGTTGCTTCCGGGGATAGGATTGGaacgaggggggggggggggggggggtactacTAACAGAGCTAGGGCTCGATGGTCGTGGCTATTTTTAGACGGTTTTGATCTTAAGAAGAAGGgctctatataaagatataagaaaATGCCAAAATTTAAAAGGCAAAGTATATAGATTTCTTTATTGCTAAAAATAAGTTATATCTTAACAAATCTTATCTAAAAATgttaggtagatctgatggtaaATTTGTTGACTATCCACCCTCCATAAATCTAAACGTTTTAGATTTattcatatcatattataaactaaacaaataaaaaaaaaaattgataaaaaatcaaaatcgtTCGTCTAGGCTATAGCTTTAGCGTTTACCATAAACCATAATTAAATTATGAATTCTAGTCTTAAGAAATCGCTTCAAATATATAACACAACAAATACAGAAGTTCTAATTTtagatcattttttattttattcatatcataagcaacaaaaaataattaacaataacGATCTGATTAATAATTAAACAAGACTGTTGCACATGGGTTCTCTCTACAATACACTTTCCGTTTATTTATGATATACCATCATGATCATGGTCATAATCTTATGAACATCATTTGCATTTGGGAAAAGATATTGGCAAGAGTTTGCAAACAACTGTAACCCAATGTACACAGGCATATCATAACTATGTAGTAatcatataatatacatttcatATTGAAGGAAAACTTCCAAAGGTCATTATGATATTGATTTACTTAGATTTGCATGTTCAAATATAAGATCATTTAATGACTTAAAAGTTTTAATGATGAATATTCATGCAAGCATAAAATGAAACCAATAACACAACAAACTAAACAAGGAATATACCAATTTATGATTTGTATATGttgaaaaataagatttattttgaccaaaaagaaaaacaacttataagatataaaattcaattaaattcagttaaaaaaatggtgcaaatatataatatttattagttttaaaacaactgttttgaaaatacatCCTTATGTAACGGGGATATATTCAATCAAAAAGTGTAATCACCTTCAGAAGTGTATCTtcaattagtaaaaaaaaataaaaataaagcagATACATGGACAACTCCTTTGATTGTAATAAAACCATAACTATAGAGCCTCTTATATTTTCTgtattacattatttacattatacCGGGTATTGTATTACATTatttctgtacatgtattacataatttCCACTCTGTTGTCCAATCCCCCTAAAAGCACTACATCTTTACATGTAGCTGTATTTTATGTAAGTAAGAATCAAAAGTTAAGAGGTGatgtattaattaaaaaaaacttatatgtTTCACATTAACTACCCAAAAGCaccatcaatgtccatgcaAAACACAGAGaaatcaattaataaaaatccAGGATGAAGGACTTCAAAGTACAATCAATCTCATTATATGCAATTTAATAATGTTTAACAAAAAACctacatatttttgtcataaacaataaatgtataaaatacaatatatgcatatacatatgCTTGTGTGTAAATGCTGTGTGGTCTTAAATTAAGTCTTAATTAAAACCAGAAATAATGTGTTTACCCAAAACCACTAGCCCTACTTGAACATGTAGTAAGTGAATTTAATAAAAGGCACAACTCTAGGATTAAGGAAAAAAGTGTTTCTCTTGTACCAAAATGAAAGCTGCATTATTGCATATATTAATTCATACACATAGTGCAAAACAATATGCAAGCTTGTTTACAAAGCCTGCTAATTAAAGTATGAAGTAGGCACTCTTTAAGTAGCACTTGAGCTGGATTTTTTTCAGGCTATTACAAATGgcaaaacaaaaatgaacatTATATTGAACAAATCAGAGATTGCAAAAGTCATTTATGGAggttgcatgtacatgtataatactaaAATGTTTGGAAAATAAGCAGAGCAGATTCAAAAGAAGACTTTGCCAGGATTTAGGATGCCATTAGGGTCCATGGTCTGCTTGAGTTGCTGCATGACCTCAATTCCAGTTTCTCCGATTTCTTTCAGAAGCAGCTCTCGCTTTCCGAGACCAATACCATGCTCCCCCGTGCAGGTACCATTCAATTCCTGAGCAAGTCTAAAACGaggaaagtacatgtaccagtatatcATGTAAGAattaaacaagagatgtttgtgaaatacTTATGGTCCTCTCCTTTGAAGACCTGTGCTAAAAGAATGAACAGAAACTGCATATAACTGAACTTGACCTTGATATTCCTATGATAAAtttgtataccaaatttcatttcagtttttgtaacctctgcgaagaaaataaaCGGAAACTGTTGTGGACCTACCGGGAGACTGACCAACCGACAGacggacagcagcaaagcaatatgccttCCCTTCTTTGATGGGGAGCATAAAAACAAGAAGCTTTATATGGAAATATTTCTCCAAATAAGGCAAATGTGTGAAAAACACAATCAacttgtttttttctctttgcaACACCAACAAGAAAAATAACTATTACTGGAATCAAAGAATTGATTCtcaatttgtatttaaaaaattgtccttCATGTTATGCTGAAATTGTGCGCatttcaataatatttcttCATTCTTTCGAAATTGCAATTGTATGATTTACTTTGGAgtgtttattgttaaaaattttaaaaattcatacaaACATGATATCCTCAAGGAATcctaaaaattaaagaattatttACACGTATGCTTGTCTAGTGTTGACATGATGAAAATGACAtctaaattgtacatttttgtaaaacagATGTTGGCCATTTGGAGGGTCAATCTACTGTTACACATTGATTGTTGTTCTCTGTGGTACCACCAAGTCAATAAGTCATTAATATCTagcaacatgtaaaatataaactaaaattattacatgttttcaaacataaaataaaaagccaattaaatgtttattagtTTTAAAACATTGTTGAGGATTGGACATCATCAAGGAAACAAATTCGTATGCAGGTTAGTAAACTTGTATACACTGTACTAAATGCATGCAGTTTAGATtctgtttaatatttatcaagtacatgtacaagtcaATATCTTAATggataataaaatattaaagctGGAATTCTCCATACAAAGTGTTTCATTGTAAAACATCCCCTTTAAAACTGATCAAAAACCC includes:
- the LOC128190280 gene encoding uncharacterized protein LOC128190280; amino-acid sequence: MFIPAICLATIMLSFAVFAGVLAVTYGHLCLFSPPQRGTVNGINKAGSADCLLLSGPCGGRQRGSMVTKVTVGQKLRVTFQKNLDHWDHTHGDFKIKIGEENRHLQTLSTIRDNGEPSLYVYSTEVTVPSGLPAQSILQVTYETKNSAAPAVFYQCSDLMVE